A genomic stretch from Euwallacea fornicatus isolate EFF26 chromosome 10, ASM4011564v1, whole genome shotgun sequence includes:
- the LOC136341553 gene encoding homeobox protein engrailed-1a-like isoform X1, with protein sequence MAFEDRSSPNTATSPCTSECGGNFNTPNSPESSRTSPFTCMTISNSQDCRLYSPRSEPASPKLLVPKMEHPERSFFRITSFALPSPKRECDRDSPVSYRTPSPIDSVASSVSPPPSNEPVIHTLKYSIRNILQPDFGKNAVIKTKTSSRISFRPYEVVSSSNQSQNSKKLFGVAPLGSLCQAVSQIGSTSSSLLSPSGSTSSGGSLMSRGGRSSPVKSPGLLTNDEMKKDEGNVPKMWPAWVYCTRYSDRPSSGPRSRRMKKPQTANKAEDKRPRTAFSSAQLAKLKAEFTENRYLTESRRQKLSAELGLNEAQIKIWFQNKRAKIKKSTGQKNPLALQLMAQGLYNHSTVPCDEDDMPLCG encoded by the exons ATGGCTTTTGAAGATAGATCGAGCCCGAATACTGCAACCAGTCCTTGCACCAGCGAGTGTGGAGGTAACTTTAATACACCCAATTCTCCTGAAAGTTCCAGAACGTCGCCCTTTACTTGCATGACCATTTCGAATAGTCAGGACTGTCGATTGTACAGTCCTAGATCAGAACCGGCTTCGCCCAAATTGCTAGTCCCTAAAATGGAACACCCGGAGAGGTCCTTCTTCAGGATAACGTCTTTTGCCCTTCCGAGCCCTAAGCGAGAATGCGACAGGGATTCTCCTGTGAGCTACCGCACTCCTTCCCCTATAGACAGTGTGGCCTCAAGTGTCTCACCTCCACCCAGCAACGAGCCGGTGATCCATACTTTAAAATACTCGATAAGAAACATCCTCCAACCAGATTTTGGCAAGAATGCTGTAATAAAGACAAAGACATCCTCGAGAATCAGCTTTAGGCCCTATGAGGTGGTGTCCAGCAGTAATCAATCACAGAATAGTAAAAAGCTGTTCGGGGTGGCTCCTTTAGGATCGCTGTGTCAGGCAGTTTCCCAAATTGGATCTACAAGTTCCAGTTTGCTGTCCCCTTCGGGCAGTACTAGCAGTGGAGGTAGCTTAATGTCCAGAGGAGGTCGAAGTTCTCCAGTGAAGAGTCCTGGCCTACTCACCAATGATGAGATGAAGAAGGATGAGGGTAATGTGCCGAAGATGTGGCCCGCATGGGTCTACTGTACTAGATACTCTGATAGACCCAGTTCTG GTCCCAGATCTAGAAGGATGAAGAAGCCTCAAACTGCAAACAAAGCCGAAGATAAAAGGCCGCGAACTGCATTTTCTAGTGCGCAATTGGCAAAACTGAAAGCTGAATTTACGGAAAATCGCTATTTGACTGAAAGCAGGCGTCAGAAGCTGAGCGCTGAGTTGGGGCTCAATGAagctcaaattaaaatttggtttcaaaataaaagagCTAAGATTAAGAAATCCACAGGACAGAAGAACCCTCTGGCTTTACAACTCATGGCACAAGGTCTGTATAATCATAGTACAGTCCCTTGTGATGAGGATGACATGCCTTTATGTGGGTAA
- the LOC136341553 gene encoding homeobox protein engrailed-1-B-like isoform X2, which yields MEHPERSFFRITSFALPSPKRECDRDSPVSYRTPSPIDSVASSVSPPPSNEPVIHTLKYSIRNILQPDFGKNAVIKTKTSSRISFRPYEVVSSSNQSQNSKKLFGVAPLGSLCQAVSQIGSTSSSLLSPSGSTSSGGSLMSRGGRSSPVKSPGLLTNDEMKKDEGNVPKMWPAWVYCTRYSDRPSSGPRSRRMKKPQTANKAEDKRPRTAFSSAQLAKLKAEFTENRYLTESRRQKLSAELGLNEAQIKIWFQNKRAKIKKSTGQKNPLALQLMAQGLYNHSTVPCDEDDMPLCG from the exons ATGGAACACCCGGAGAGGTCCTTCTTCAGGATAACGTCTTTTGCCCTTCCGAGCCCTAAGCGAGAATGCGACAGGGATTCTCCTGTGAGCTACCGCACTCCTTCCCCTATAGACAGTGTGGCCTCAAGTGTCTCACCTCCACCCAGCAACGAGCCGGTGATCCATACTTTAAAATACTCGATAAGAAACATCCTCCAACCAGATTTTGGCAAGAATGCTGTAATAAAGACAAAGACATCCTCGAGAATCAGCTTTAGGCCCTATGAGGTGGTGTCCAGCAGTAATCAATCACAGAATAGTAAAAAGCTGTTCGGGGTGGCTCCTTTAGGATCGCTGTGTCAGGCAGTTTCCCAAATTGGATCTACAAGTTCCAGTTTGCTGTCCCCTTCGGGCAGTACTAGCAGTGGAGGTAGCTTAATGTCCAGAGGAGGTCGAAGTTCTCCAGTGAAGAGTCCTGGCCTACTCACCAATGATGAGATGAAGAAGGATGAGGGTAATGTGCCGAAGATGTGGCCCGCATGGGTCTACTGTACTAGATACTCTGATAGACCCAGTTCTG GTCCCAGATCTAGAAGGATGAAGAAGCCTCAAACTGCAAACAAAGCCGAAGATAAAAGGCCGCGAACTGCATTTTCTAGTGCGCAATTGGCAAAACTGAAAGCTGAATTTACGGAAAATCGCTATTTGACTGAAAGCAGGCGTCAGAAGCTGAGCGCTGAGTTGGGGCTCAATGAagctcaaattaaaatttggtttcaaaataaaagagCTAAGATTAAGAAATCCACAGGACAGAAGAACCCTCTGGCTTTACAACTCATGGCACAAGGTCTGTATAATCATAGTACAGTCCCTTGTGATGAGGATGACATGCCTTTATGTGGGTAA